The Elgaria multicarinata webbii isolate HBS135686 ecotype San Diego chromosome 1, rElgMul1.1.pri, whole genome shotgun sequence genome includes the window GACTGAGGGGAGCAACTGGACTAAGAGTGCTCCAGAAATGGATACTTGAGAGCAAAGGGCTTGGGGTCAGCAAAATAGGCGTCTGCGAGACATATAGAACAACGTCACAAAATCAGTTTTGAGAGTATTTAATACCTGACACTCCCATTAACTTCAATGTAACTTGCAAGCACATAACACTAATGTGCCAAAGTGCTTACTTCAAGGAAACTCAGGTGGAACCAGACACCCAAAATGACAGTTGATCAACACTGGAAAGTCATCACTtaggagtattatttatttatttgtttgtttgtttgtttatttaaaacatttctatcccgctctatatcattaagatctcagggcgacgtACAGATATTATAGTATACATCCTACAATACAGTGGGAGCTAGATGAAAGAGATTCCAGCAAAGATGACTCCCTTAAAAGTAATCTGATCTAATTCGCAACATCCCATGCTTTGTTCATGCTGCGTGCAAGTGAAAATAATATCTTACCCTACCCACGGCCCTCACAGAAATATTATGAAAAATGAACACCCAAAACTCAGTAGATATTTATTTACTCTACACAAACTTAATCTCAAAGACACACTGCAAAAACTGGGATGGACTTGGGACAATTATCTACGTTTTCCAGGTGCAGCAAGAACAGGAAACATAACAAGACTCCCACGCAGTGTCAGATCCTCACACCTATGGGAGAAAAACTTATAGGTTTTTCTCCCAACTTCATTTGGAATCCTACTATCCTATTTTCTGCTCAAGCAACATTAAGGAAGCAAAGCGAAGCAAGTGAACTGTACCCAATGGACTagtaaagctctctttaatatgAGTGAAGCCCTGAATGAGGCCATAAGATAGGACAGATTTCACATAACTTTAGAAAAATGTAACATATAACAGGGACGTAGCCCTGCAAGTTTCTCACTTGGTCCAGATGTATCCATTCCTACATCAGTAATGAAAGAAACACTAACGCAGCCACTCCCATATTATATTTCAAGTGACTCTTCCAAAGCAGCTATTAGTACTCTTAAGAGCAGTAGAGATCTAATATTCTCAGccaattaaccatggttaaattatggggAACATGTCGTAAGACTGAATGTTCCCTACCATGTTCTCTTTTGTGAAGTGAGAATCCCACCTCCACCACCGTGTCTAAGCATTACTTCTGCAGCAACATTAACTGTAATGAAGACTGAGCAAAGGATTCCTCCTAAATCTAGGATCTGAACCTAGTTGCATTTCAGATCATGTGTTAAGCAGGAATCCTAGCTAAACCTAGCTATGTATAATGTTGCTGCAGGTGCAACAGTGAATTCTGCATCGATTAGGCAGGAGGGATCTGCACCCCAAAGGGAAGAGAAAGTAACTGCTTAGCCATGGTAAAATAATTAGGACCATTGAGTCTGCACTGGCCCTTACTGGAAACAAACATGAAAAATCAGCTTAGGAAGCTTGGACCTCTTGAAGGATTTCCATCTACAAAAGGTTCCAACAACTTAGACATTTGAGATCAACTCCACACCCTGCCTTCAACCCATACAGACTAGTATGATATAACGAACACACTTTGGTATTGTTGGCAATGTACCTGATGATAGGAAACCTAGGTGAGGATTCCATCTGGTCTCTTAAATTCTTACTTTCGCTCCCAACTTTCAAAGAATAGTTAGCACACCTCTTCTCAAGAGgtcacagaaccagcagccattTTTTCCTACCAAACTTCCTGTCCTCCTACAGGATTttggttaaaaataaacaaaagacaaGGTTACCTGTGAAAAAAGTGCTGGTGTAAGAGAAGCTGTAGGGAGAGAAGGGCTTAGTATTCCCAGTGGACTTGGGTCACTGCCGGTAATGACCAGAGTGGGAGCAATCTCCAGCCCTTTGGGCTTTCTAGTTCGGTTATGACGAAACTCTTTTTCTAGCAGGGAAGAACTCTGCTCTTTAAGTTCCAAGATTTGGCTTTGAGAACGTTCCAGCTGCTCGGTGTCTGTGTCTATAACCAGATCAGGATTAGAACTTAAAAGTGGCAAAGGAGACCTGGAAGGAacctggagaggaggagaaatggaGGTTGCAGGAGGGGGAGGCGTGAAATTCGCGGTCAAGCTTGGCAAGGAGGCTGACGTTTCACTGGGAGCCCCTTTTGGTGTGACTAAAGACTCCAAGGCTTGGAGACTTTCATCTGAACCGGAAGAGGCAGCTGATATAGTAGAGGTCAGTTGAGCAGTAGAGGCCAGGGGAGACACTGAAGGCTTTTTGGAGGACACGGTCACAAATTTTATGACTGAAGGGGTTGGATCCTGAGGAGTTTTTTTCTCTGCCAGTTTCTCAGTTGGGTTTTCCATCTTGATTGGCTTAAAGAGTTTTACACAAGAGGAGGAATTCAGGGAGTTCAAAGTAAATGAAGAATATAGGCCTGAGTGGATATAGTCATTGCGGCTAGAGGACTTTGCAAAGGACTGATTCTTCTCTTTCCCACCATTTTCCATGTCCTTTGTAGCGTTGCTAGCATCCACACAGCCTGCCTGTGCCTCAGCATCACCCTCAATCCTGCCGACCGCTAGTGGATCCATATTCAAAATCTCCGGGTAAGACACAAATTTGTAAACAAACTTCTGACCGTTCACTTTTTTGATGATGTTCTGTGGAAACAGCAAAACATTAGAAGGCATCAGCCCCCCTTCTCCTGTTTAAATTCTTCCCATAAATGTGCTTCAATTGTTCAACCTGAGGTGGCCCCGCATCAATAAGGAAATGACTTATATTTGAGGGTGAGTATTATATGCTTATTTATTACAGGCTATGTTAGTCACTGTTAGGTCCTACTGACATGGCTGATTAGGTACCACTGTTCTCATTAGGAACCAAGCACAACTAAATTAGCCTGAATCCAACCCTATATTGATATTCCACTCTTCTTTTTGGAAGCTCAGAGTGGCTTACTTGGGGGTTCAGGGGTTACGCATCTATAGTCAGCCATCCTGGCTCTTCTAAGAGTATATATGTCCACTTAGTTTCAACAAGCCTACCGTATTTGGTGATTTCAGAATATTGACTGCTAAAAGAAAACATAATCATGTCTCTCCAAATGACCACCCACACACCAAAAAGGCCATTTACGATCActacaaataataatttaaataaaactaCGCTGCAAACATTGATAATAACGGCACGGATTCAGTCAATTACCTACACATTTCACGGCCTTGATTCAGAAAGTAATGAAACTTAAGCACATTTCTGAAGACAGGC containing:
- the ELK4 gene encoding ETS domain-containing protein Elk-4; amino-acid sequence: MDSAITLWQFLLQLLQEPRKKDIICWTSNDGEFKLLQAEEVARLWGIRKNKPSMNYDKLSRALRYYYVKNIIKKVNGQKFVYKFVSYPEILNMDPLAVGRIEGDAEAQAGCVDASNATKDMENGGKEKNQSFAKSSSRNDYIHSGLYSSFTLNSLNSSSCVKLFKPIKMENPTEKLAEKKTPQDPTPSVIKFVTVSSKKPSVSPLASTAQLTSTISAASSGSDESLQALESLVTPKGAPSETSASLPSLTANFTPPPPATSISPPLQVPSRSPLPLLSSNPDLVIDTDTEQLERSQSQILELKEQSSSLLEKEFRHNRTRKPKGLEIAPTLVITGSDPSPLGILSPSLPTASLTPALFSQTPILLTPSPLLSSIHFWSTLSPVAPLSPARLPGANTLFQFPSVLNTHGPFTVSGMDGPSTPGPFSPDLQKT